From the genome of Anopheles merus strain MAF chromosome X, AmerM5.1, whole genome shotgun sequence, one region includes:
- the LOC121596723 gene encoding myosin-4: protein MERLKAENEELRQELYTVKKKLQVANQISTDLSDELEQQVARSNRQLEQMRTEHATQLKALEARIEQLSKELEAQRSEPPQECPPADGPVPEHIEETLRMVQEKSLRAKQDWEEEELQYQSEIVQLQQKLTTADRKLTGALTNIAELSEEIELLREQLASKKGNLEIKAQEAEELRDLLEATQQQNGMLAAELAGLRSNSNSALEKGNSLFREVADQRKQLMQWYTQLKQRFFQLKSEHEDCPREIRTLRMAQRESQTQYERCVKLVRSAEYYNAQALHGQIKDLTEQLARADQRVRYLEHEMASNSVDWVNMLVEYYKKETDKLRSSLNSYQHKHREAMDMQEDAVKEAWKWRLEAQRMRLKMLQIAVPPAPADLTEGACSPTSDTTLVPQREGPDRDGQRESSPKDTVAPETVSETAENKSPDVTVICNAKADESGAKTITTTTTKPCMSGPPTKEEVAGAMPLQERNANQLVMKIVPFKCYKISDLIAKQQEETDNASPPEAKHAAGEGDDAGK from the exons ATGGAAAGGCTCAAGGCAGAGAACGAGGAGCTGCGGCAGGAGCTGTACACGGTGAAGAAAAAGCTGCAGGTAGCGAACCAGATCAGCACCGATCTGTCCGACGAGCTGGAACAGCAGGTGGCCAGATCGAACCGGCAGCTGGAACAAATGCGCACCGAGCACGCGACCCAGCTGAAGGCGCTGGAGGCAAGAATAGAGCAGCTGAGCAAAGAGCTCGAAGCGCAACGCTCCGAGCCGCCGCAGGAGTGCCCGCCCGCGGACGGGCCCGTCCCCGAGCACATCGAGGAAACGCTCCGGATGGTGCAGGAAAAGTCGCTGCGCGCCAAGCAGGActgggaggaggaggagctgcAGTATCAGTCGGAAAtcgtgcagctgcagcagaagCTGACAACGGCCGACCGGAAGCTCACCGGCGCGCTGACCAACATTGCCGAGCTGAGCGAGGAGATCGAGCTGCTGCGGGAGCAGCTCGCGTCCAAGAAGGGCAACCTGGAGATCAAAGCGCAGGAGGCGGAGGAGCTGCGCGACCTGCTCGAAGCGACCCAGCAGCAGAACGGCATGCTGGCGGCGGAGCTGGCCGGTTTGCGCTCCAACTCGAACAGTGCAC TTGAGAAGGGAAATTCCTTGTTCCGGGAGGTGGCCGATCAGCGCAAACAGCTCATGCAGTGGTACACGCAGCTGAAGCAGCGCTTCTTTCAACTCAAGAGCGAGCACGAGGACTGCCCGCGAGAGATCCGCACGCTCCGTATGGCGCAGCGCGAGTCCCAGACGCAGTACGAGCGGTGCGTCAAGCTGGTCCGGTCGGCGGAGTACTACAACGCGCAGGCGCTCCACGGGCAGATCAAGGATCTGACCGAGCAGCTGGCCCGGGCGGACCAGCGGGTGCGCTACCTGGAACACGAGATGGCCTCCAATAGCGTTGACTGGGTAAACATGCTCGTCGAGTACTATAA AAAAGAAACGGATAAACTAAGAAGCTCGCTCAACTCCTACCAGCACAAGCACCGCGAAGCGATGGACATGCAGGAGGATGCGGTAAAGGAGGCATGGAAGTGGCGGCTGGAAGCACAGCGGATGAGGCTGAAAATGCTGCAGATCGCGGTGCCGCCGGCCCCGGCAGACCTTACCGAAGGCGCCTGTTCGCCGACCTCCGACACAACGCTAGTGCCGCAGAGGGAGGGGCCGGACAGGGACGGGCAGAGAGAAAGCAGCCCCAAGGATACGGTGGCACCGGAAACGGTCTCGGAAACGGCGGAAAATAAATCCCCCGATGTCACCGTCATCTGCAACGCAAAGGCTGACGAAAGTGGCGCCAAGacgatcaccaccaccaccaccaagccGTGCATGAGTGGTCCGCCCACGAAGGAGGAGGTTGCCGGCGCGATGCCGCTGCAGGAAAGGAACGCAAACCAGCTGGTGATGAAGATTGTGCCCTTCAAGTGCTACAAAATTAGCGACCTTATCGCGAAGCAGCAGGAAGAGACGGACAACGCTTCGCCACCGGAAGCAAAGCACGCAGCGGGAGAGGGAGATGATGCGGGCAAGTAA
- the LOC121598248 gene encoding nucleic acid dioxygenase ALKBH1, which translates to MFQTAFKYYKSRNPPPSFEDVLLIGSDHPNLKPVRVDDIDGQCFAGLLSPSEWKVHELTGRPGLLVVANPFTAEAQRQWMTRSLADYPNPPNTTNQSGVGQRARDAVGSWWEQLQTIPTPAERRTFAKSLRWATLGYQYDWTNKLYDEARREPFPPELGALVRHVATTLGYDRFSPEAAIVNYYPAGATLAGHTDHSEDDQTAPLFSFSFGQPAVFLIGGTSREEQPDALLLRSGDIVVMTGASRLCYHAVPRVCIDAELPEGLGCSAARWAVLGAERQDAVQWGAAVEEYMRHSRININVRQVLRENQQTLQRSGLG; encoded by the exons ATGTTCCAAACAGCCTTCAAGTACTACAAATCGAGAAATCCGCCACCTTCGTTCGAGGATGTGCTGCTGATCGGTAGCGACCATCCAAACCTGAAG CCAGTTCGGGTAGACGACATCGATGGGCAATGTTTCGCGGGCCTGCTGTCACCGAGCGAATGGAAGGTGCACGAACTGACCGGCCGACCCGGCCTGCTCGTCGTGGCCAATCCGTTCACTGCCGAGGCACAGCGGCAGTGGATGACGCGTAGCTTGGCCGACTATCCGAACCCGCCCAACACCACCAACCAGAGCGGTGTGGGCCAGCGGGCGCGGGATGCTGTCGGCAGCTGGTGGGAGCAGCTGCAAACCATACCGACCCCGGCCGAGCGGCGCACGTTCGCCAAAAGTTTGCGCTGGGCCACGCTGGGCTACCAGTACGACTGGACGAACAAGCTGTACGACGAGGCACGGCGCGAACCGTTCCCACCCGAGCTCGGTGCGCTGGTCCGGCACGTCGCGACCACCCTCGGTTACGATCGCTTCTCGCCGGAGGCGGCCATCGTGAACTACTATCCGGCCGGGGCGACACTAGCCGGCCACACGGACCACTCGGAGGACGATCAAACGGCGCCCCTGTTTTCGTTCAG CTTCGGCCAGCCGGCAGTGTTTCTGATCGGCGGCACTAGCCGCGAGGAGCAACCGGACGCCCTGCTGCTGCGGAGCGGCGACATTGTCGTTATGACGGGGGCGAGCCGGCTCTGCTATCATGCGGTGCCGCGCGTTTGTATCGACGCGGAGCTGCCCGAGGGCCTGGGCTGCAGTGCGGCACGGTGGGCAGTGTTGGGTGCGGAGCGGCAGGACGCGGTGCAGTGGGGCGCTGCCGTCGAGGAGTACATGCGGCACAGTCGCATCAACATAAACGTTCGGCAAGTGTTGCGGGAAAACCAGCAGACGCTGCAGCGGTCCGGGTTGGGCTGA
- the LOC121596717 gene encoding probable 4-coumarate--CoA ligase 1 has translation MPTSVKWHSLSLSVPACKRPARQLPVPRPCVSMATQYDPLAGCWRGPDRPPVLNPAANLGQVLLNVLERAGPKPAQLNGDTGYVMSGDELRRRSVRFARRLIGPDRCQQGDVVALMARNSDDVAPVVLGCFLAGVTVSTLDPSFGVEEVEHLLRLTRPRNVIADADALPVVYEAAGRIGLLLAAQQYVLLGEPSAQCLPVADVTTVETDDEDGFVPAYRGDSTTLTAVIVCSSGTTGLPKAVRISHAQLIGPYQRVSQLDRRDTILCFSTLYWISGWQMLMTGLLNGIRRVITTRPATPQLAIELCNRHQVTLLLVTPTMATDIVRTLEASAERLPSIKLFAVGGSTVSKRLREDINQRVLVAGRGRSLVGYGTSETGNIAYELLVRDDSVGFLLPGVTAKITAEDGRPLGPNETGELLVRPAHPFLGYHGDVPATEATLAADGYVRTGDIARFDADGYLYLVDRKREIFKYDGFQIAPTELEDTIAELPGVRYVAVVGLPDPARPYNELATALVVREPYESASAPTGRQVVEHCARTPDGRARPAHKWLRGGVIFVDQLPMTASGKVRRAVAKQLAASLWNPSGPHSSG, from the exons ATGCCAACCAGTGTAAAGTGGCactcgctctccctctctgtgcCCGCGTGCAAGCGCCCAGCCAGACAGTTACCTGTTCCACGCCCGTGCGTAAGCATGGCGACCCAGTACGATCCGCTTGCCGGCTGCTGGCGCGGCCCGGACCGACCGCCCGTGCTGAATCCGGCCGCCAACCTCGGCCAGGTGCTGCTGAACGTGCTCGAGCGGGCGGGCCCGAAACCGGCCCAGCTGAACGGTGACACCGGGTACGTGATGAGCGGGGACGAGCTGCGCCGTCGGTCGGTCCGCTTCGCCAGGCGGCTGATCGGCCCCGACCGCTGCCAGCAGGGCGACGTGGTGGCGCTGATGGCGCGCAACTCCGACGACGTGGCGCCGGTCGTGCTCGGTTGCTTCCTGGCCGGCGTAACGGTCAGCACGCTCGATCCGTCGTTCGGCGTGGAGGAGGTGGAGCACCTGCTGCGCCTGACCCGGCCCCGCAACGTGATAGCGGATGCGGACGCGCTGCCGGTCGTCTACGAAGCTGCCGGGCGGATCGGCTTGCTGCTCGCCGCCCAGCAGTACGTGCTGCTCGGTGAGCCGTCGGCCCAGTGTCTGCCGGTGGCCGACGTGACCACGGTCGAGACGGACGATGAGGACGGGTTCGTGCCCGCCTACCGGGGCGATTCGACCACGCTGACGGCCGTTATTGTGTGCTCGTCCGGCACGACCGGTCTGCCGAAGGCCGTTCGTATCTCGCACGCCCAGCTGATCGGACCGTACCAGCGCGTCAGCCAGCTCGACCGCCGCGACACGATCCTGTGCTTCAGCACGCTCTACTGGATCTCCGGCTGGCAGATGCTGATGACCGGTCTGCTGAACGGGATCCGGCGCGTCATCACGACCCGGCCGGCCACGCCGCAGCTTGCGATCGAGCTGTGCAATCGGCACCAGGTGACGCTGCTGCTCGTGACGCCCACGATGGCAACCGACATTGTGCGCACGCTGGAGGCCTCCGCCGAGCGGTTGCCCTCGATCAAGCTGTTCGCCGTCGGCGGCAGCACGGTGTCGAAGCGGCTGCGGGAGGACATCAATCAGCGCGTCCTGGTGGCCGGCCGGGGTCGGTCGCTCGTCGGGTACGGCACCAGCGAGACGGGCAACATCGCCTACGAGCTGCTGGTCCGTGACGATTCCGTTGGCTTTCTGCTGCCCGGTGTAACGGCGAAG ATCACAGCGGAGGATGGCCGACCGCTCGGTCCCAACGAAACGGGCGAGCTGCTTGTCCGGCCGGCGCATCCCTTCCTCGGGTACCACGGTGACGTGCCGGCGACCGAGGCCACCCTGGCCGCGGACGGGTACGTGCGGACCGGCGACATTGCGCGCTTCGACGCGGACGGCTACCTCTACCTGGTGGACCGCAAGCGGGAAATCTTCAAGTACGACGGGTTCCAGATCGCCCCGACCGAGCTGGAGGACACGATCGCGGAGCTGCCGGGCGTCCGGTACGTGGCCGTCGTCGGGCTGCCCGATCCGGCCCGGCCGTACAACGAGCTGGCCACGGCGCTGGTCGTGCGCGAACCGTACGAATCGGCGAGCGCCCCGACCGGACGGCAGGTGGTCGAGCACTGTGCCCGCACGCCGGACGGGCGGGCTCGGCCGGCCCACAAGTGGCTGCGCGGGGGCGTCATCTTTGTCGACCAGCTGCCCATGACGGCGAGCGGGAAGGTGAGGCGGGCGGTGGCCAAGCAGCTCGCCGCAAGCCTGTGGAATCCAAGCGGACCGCACTCGTCCGGCTAG